From Pseudoalteromonas piratica:
CGAATTCAGGCAAATAGCATAGTATTAACTTAAAGAAAATTCACCTTATGTGACTAGGGTGTCGAGGTAGTAAATGGAAACTTTAGATAAGATCAAACAACAAATCGCAGAAAATTCGATTCTACTGTATATGAAAGGCTCTCCAAAATTACCGAGCTGCGGTTTTTCATCACAAGCTTCACAAGCATTAATGGCGTGTGGCGAGCAGTTTGCGTATGTTGATATTCTTCAAAATCCAGATATTCGTGCTGAGCTACCAGCTTATGCAAACTGGCCTACGTTCCCACAATTATGGGTAGAAGGCGAGCTTATTGGCGGTTGTGACATTATTGTTGAAATGTTTCAGCGTGGTGAACTTCAGCCACTGATCACTGAAGTTGCTGCAAAGAATAAAGAGGCAGAATAATTTTTAGTGAATTACTAATTGATTCCCCTCTACATTTGCTAAGCTTAAAGCATTAATTGATGTTTTAAGCTTAGTATGACAGTTCTTTACCGCTACTTTATTATATATTTTTTTCTACTTATATATACCATCGAAGGTTTAGCGGTTACTGATAAACTTGTTTATCAGCATCAAAATCAAACAAAAATCTCTAGTGTTAAACAACTCGCAGCAAATAGCTTTGAAATCATTCCACAATCGCAATCAAATTCACAAAAGATAATTAGATTAGTGACGCTTGATTGGCCGCCATATATAGATCGAAAAGTGTGTGGAAACGGCTGGGTATTTCAGCTGACTGGTGCACTTTTCTCAGAATTAGGTTACCGCATTACGATAGAGTTTCTCCCTTGGGCTCGCTCTGTGAGAATGGCTGAACTAGGTAAAGCTGATATTTTGTTCCCTGAATATTTTATTGAGGTTACGGCCCCTAGTGATGTAATTCCAAACTCATTTCGACGTAATAATCTTGATCTATCAATCCCTTACCCTGGTGGGCTTATTGGCTTAATTAGTCGAAACGATTTTAAAAGTAACTATGATGGGTCTTTTTCATCGATTCAAGGGGCGAGGATTGGTGTTGTCAGGGGTTACCAAAACACGCCTGAATTCGATAAACACCTAGATTTAGGCTTTTTTAATGCTATCGAAGCGCGTGATGATGCACAGAACTTAAAAATGCTGTTGGCTGGACGTGTAGACTACATTGTTGCAGATCCCAATGTGGCAAATTACTTGCTCGCAAATGATAAAGGTATTGAAGATAACGCAATCAAACTTGTACACCCGCCGTTTCAAGAGAATGACTTTTATTTTGCGATAAGTAAAAAGTCGACCAATTGGCAATCACTTCAAACAGAAATAAATGCAAAACTTGCTGAGTTTATTGAGTTAGGCACCCTTGCTGAAATTAAGCAGAAATCAGAAAACTGCACTCCAAAAGATTAAAATTAATCTGCAATCTATAAGTTTATTCAACTTAAAAAAATAAAATCCGGTTAATTGGTATTACCATGAATAACTATTCATTAATATGCATAGTTTACGTTTACGTAAACTACATTTGAGACCTATTTTCATTTACATGACATTAATATGATACCGGTGTCAAAATGATCTTAATAATTAAAAAACCCTTTTTATGGGCGCTTTAGCGGTACTTTTGTTGATTTTATGTATAAATGAAAAATATTCAATAACATGAATATGTATTCATAATTGTGTTGACTATATACCTTATCTTGGTTAATTTTGAGCATCGCGCAGGTGAACACACGGCAAAAACCAACCAAGCAACCTTTGTTTCGCGTTAACAAAAATGTTGCGACTTCTCGAATTGAAATATTTATTCGATAGGTTTAAGCCAACGCTTCCGTCAATCACAACTGTATTGTTCACTTAAGCTGTAGCAAGGGAGGAGTCCAACATGTTATATGACTCGAAATTAGAAAAAGATAATTGCGGTTTTGGCCTTATCGCGCATATTGAAGGTCAACCGAGTCACAAGTTAGTTCGCACGGCAATTACCGGGTTAGATCGAATGCAGCACCGAGGAGGTATTGCTGCAGATGGGAAAACTGGTGATGGTTGTGGTTTACTATTACAAAAGCCAGACAGTTTTTTCAGAGCCGTTGCTGCTGAAAATGATTGGCACTTAGGTAAAAACTATGCCGTGGGTATGCTTTTCCTAAGCCCAGACCCTGTTATTGCACAGCAAAATAAACAGATTATTAGTGATGAATTAGAAAAAGAAACACTGACCCTAGTGGGTTGGCGTGATGTACCAGTTAATCCTGCTAGTTTAGGACCAATTGCACTTGAGCAGTTACCAAGTTTCCAACAGATTTTTATTTCAGCACCAGAAGGTTGGCGCCCGAAAGATTTAGAGCGTCGCTTGTACATCGCACGACGCCGCATTGAAAAGCAAATCACTGATGAGCATTTTTATATTGCAAGCTTGTCAGGTTTGGTAACGGTTTATAAAGGCTTAATGATGCCTGCAGATTTACCAAACTTTTACCTTGACTTAGCAGATATGCGAATGGAGTCTGCCATTTGTGTATTCCACCAACGTTTTTCTACTAATACCCAGCCACGCTGGCCACTTGCGCAACCATTTAGATACTTAGCACATAATGGTGAAATCAATACTATTGAAGGTAACCGTCAATGGGCGAGAGCACGTGCATACAAGTTTTCTTCACCACTATTACCAGATTTACAATCAGCAGCACCGTTTGTTAATGAGTCAGGCTCAGACAGTTCGAGCTTAGATAACATGCTTGAGCTATTTTTAGCCGGTGGTATGGATATTTTCCGTGCGATGCGAATGCTCGTGCCACCTGCATGGCAAAAAAACCGCGCGATGGATGAAGATCTTCGAGCATTTTATGATTTTAACTCAATGCATATGGAGCCTTGGGATGGTCCGGCGGGCCTTGTAATGTCAGACGGTCGCTTTGCCGCTTGTAACCTTGACCGTAATGGTCTTCGTCCAGCTCGCTATGTCATCACTAAAGATAATCACATTACCTTAGCCTCAGAAGTGGGGATTTGGAATTACACTGCTGACGAAGTAAAAGAAAAAGGTCGCGTAGGACCGGGTGAGTTATTAGTCATTGATACGCTGCATGGCAAAGTATGGCAGTCATCAGAAATTGATGAAGATTTAAAAGCCCGTCACCCATATAAAGCATGGCTTAGTGACAATGTTAAGCGTTTAAAGCCGCTTGAAGACCTAGAAGACAAAAACCTTATTGGCCAACGTGAATTTGATGATGAATTACTGTCTGTTTACCACAAGCAATTCGCTTACAGTAATGAAGAGCTAGACCAAGTTATTCGTCCAATGGGTAATTCGGGCCAAGAGGCAACAGGCTCGATGGGGGATGACACGCCATTTGCGGTGCTTTCATCGCAATCTCGTTTAGTGTATGACTATTTCCGTCAAAAATTTGCGCAGGTAACTAACCCACCAATCGACCCATTACGTGAAAATCATGTAATGTCACTGGCCACCTGTATTGGCCGTGAACAAAATGTATTTAATGAAACAACGGGTCACGCTAAGCGTCTACAGTTTTCCTCGCCGGTACTTACTTACTCGGATATGACTCAGCTTTTATCGGCTGATCAGGCACATTATTCGTTTGCATCATTATCTATTAACTACGATAAAGATGAGTCGTTATTGTCCGCGATTGAAACAGTATGCGATCAAGCAGAAGAACTAGCTCGTCACGGTACCGTGTTAATTGTGTTAAGCGATAAAGGCTTAACACCAGACACATTACCAATTCCAGCTGCAATGGCCGTTGGCGCAGTACAGCGTCGTTTAGTAAGTAAAAATTTACGCTGCGATACGAACATCATTATTGAAACAGCAAGCTGTCGTGACCCACACCAATTTGCGGTGTTGTTAGGGTTTGGTGCAACGGCTATTTATCCGTATCTAGCGTATGAAACACTGACGCAAATGGTTGATAACGGTAGCTTAGATAAATCATACCGTGATGTAACCTTGGCTTATCGCAATGCGATAAACAAAGGCTTATACAAAATCATGTCGAAGATGGGCATTAGTACCGTTGCTAGTTATCGCTGCTCAATGTTGTTTGAAGCTGTAGGGCTTAGCGATGAAGTCATTGATCTTTGCTTCTCTGGCGTGGTCTCACGTATTCAAGGCGCAGATTTTAGCGATTTCCATCAAGATTTGCTGAACCTGTCACGTAAAGCGTGGATTAAGCGTAAACCACTGGAGCATGGTGGATTATTAAAATATGTACATAATGGTGAATACCATGCATATAACCCAGACGTTATTCAAACACTGCAAGTAGCGGTACGTTCGGGCAATTACCAAGACTACGAAAAATACGCAGATTTGGTAAATAATCGCCCTGTAACAAACATTCGTGATTTATTAAAACTCAAAACAGGTCAAACCGCGATTGATGTTAGCGAAGTTGAAGATGCGACTGAGTTATACAAACGTTTTGATTCTGCTGCTATGAGTATTGGTGCATTATCACCAGAAGCTCACGAAGCATTAGCCATCGCTATGAACCGCTTAGGTGGCTGTTCTAACTCGGGTGAAGGTGGTGAAGATGTAGCACGTTACGGTACTGAAAAGAACTCACGTATCAAGCAAGTTGCTTCAGGGCGCTTTGGGGTAACGCCACATTACCTTAAAAATGCCGATGTCATTCAAATTAAAGTAGCGCAAGGCGCAAAACCAGGTGAGGGTGGTCAGTTACCAGGTGAAAAAGTAACGCCATACATTGCTAAGCTGCGTTATTCGGTACCTGGCGTTACCTTAATTTCGCCACCGCCACATCACGATATTTATTCAATTGAAGATTTAGCTCAGCTAATTTTCGACTTAAAGCAAGTTAATCCAGACGCAATGATTTCGGTCAAACTGGTATCTGAGCCAGGTGTTGGTACGATTGCTACAGGTGTTGCCAAAGCGTACGCAGACCTAATTACAATTGCAGGCTATGATGGTGGTACAGGTGCATCACCATTAACGTCTGTTAAATATGCTGGTTGTCCTTGGGAGTTAGGCCTTGCTGAAACGCAACAAGCGCTGGTAGAGAATGGTTTAAGACACCGCATTCGTCTGCAAACAGATGGCGGTTTAAAAACGGGTTTAGACATCATTAAAGCAGCAATTCTAGGTGCAGAAAGCTTTGGCTTTGGCACGGGTCCAATGGTTGCGCTTGGTTGTAAATACTTACGAATTTGTCATTTAAATAACTGTGCAACCGGTGTTGCAACGCAAGACGAAACACTGCGTGCCAAGCATTATCATGGCTTACCAGAAATGGCGATGAACTACTTTAAGTTTATTGCACATGAAGCCCGTGAAATTATGGCAAGCCTAGGTGTTCGTAAACTAGTGGATTTAATTGGTCGTACCGATTTATTGGAAGTGCTTGAAGGCACAACCGCAAAACAAAGTAAGCTCGATCTTTCGCCTGTTATTGCAACACCAAATAACAAAAGTGGAGAAACGCTCTATTGTAGCGCTGCTAATACGTCCCATTATGAAGGTAAGCTAAACGAGCAGTTACTAGCACAAGCGAAAGAGGCAATTGATGGCAAAACATCTATCAAGCTTCGCGCTGCAATTCGTAATACTGATCGTTCAGTAGGTGCGTTGTTGTCTGGTTACATTGCGGATCAACATGGTAATCAGGGCCTAGCTGCCGATCCAATTATTATTGAGCTGCAGGGCACAGCAGGCCAATCGCTTGG
This genomic window contains:
- a CDS encoding Grx4 family monothiol glutaredoxin encodes the protein METLDKIKQQIAENSILLYMKGSPKLPSCGFSSQASQALMACGEQFAYVDILQNPDIRAELPAYANWPTFPQLWVEGELIGGCDIIVEMFQRGELQPLITEVAAKNKEAE
- a CDS encoding substrate-binding periplasmic protein — protein: MTVLYRYFIIYFFLLIYTIEGLAVTDKLVYQHQNQTKISSVKQLAANSFEIIPQSQSNSQKIIRLVTLDWPPYIDRKVCGNGWVFQLTGALFSELGYRITIEFLPWARSVRMAELGKADILFPEYFIEVTAPSDVIPNSFRRNNLDLSIPYPGGLIGLISRNDFKSNYDGSFSSIQGARIGVVRGYQNTPEFDKHLDLGFFNAIEARDDAQNLKMLLAGRVDYIVADPNVANYLLANDKGIEDNAIKLVHPPFQENDFYFAISKKSTNWQSLQTEINAKLAEFIELGTLAEIKQKSENCTPKD
- the gltB gene encoding glutamate synthase large subunit, whose amino-acid sequence is MLYDSKLEKDNCGFGLIAHIEGQPSHKLVRTAITGLDRMQHRGGIAADGKTGDGCGLLLQKPDSFFRAVAAENDWHLGKNYAVGMLFLSPDPVIAQQNKQIISDELEKETLTLVGWRDVPVNPASLGPIALEQLPSFQQIFISAPEGWRPKDLERRLYIARRRIEKQITDEHFYIASLSGLVTVYKGLMMPADLPNFYLDLADMRMESAICVFHQRFSTNTQPRWPLAQPFRYLAHNGEINTIEGNRQWARARAYKFSSPLLPDLQSAAPFVNESGSDSSSLDNMLELFLAGGMDIFRAMRMLVPPAWQKNRAMDEDLRAFYDFNSMHMEPWDGPAGLVMSDGRFAACNLDRNGLRPARYVITKDNHITLASEVGIWNYTADEVKEKGRVGPGELLVIDTLHGKVWQSSEIDEDLKARHPYKAWLSDNVKRLKPLEDLEDKNLIGQREFDDELLSVYHKQFAYSNEELDQVIRPMGNSGQEATGSMGDDTPFAVLSSQSRLVYDYFRQKFAQVTNPPIDPLRENHVMSLATCIGREQNVFNETTGHAKRLQFSSPVLTYSDMTQLLSADQAHYSFASLSINYDKDESLLSAIETVCDQAEELARHGTVLIVLSDKGLTPDTLPIPAAMAVGAVQRRLVSKNLRCDTNIIIETASCRDPHQFAVLLGFGATAIYPYLAYETLTQMVDNGSLDKSYRDVTLAYRNAINKGLYKIMSKMGISTVASYRCSMLFEAVGLSDEVIDLCFSGVVSRIQGADFSDFHQDLLNLSRKAWIKRKPLEHGGLLKYVHNGEYHAYNPDVIQTLQVAVRSGNYQDYEKYADLVNNRPVTNIRDLLKLKTGQTAIDVSEVEDATELYKRFDSAAMSIGALSPEAHEALAIAMNRLGGCSNSGEGGEDVARYGTEKNSRIKQVASGRFGVTPHYLKNADVIQIKVAQGAKPGEGGQLPGEKVTPYIAKLRYSVPGVTLISPPPHHDIYSIEDLAQLIFDLKQVNPDAMISVKLVSEPGVGTIATGVAKAYADLITIAGYDGGTGASPLTSVKYAGCPWELGLAETQQALVENGLRHRIRLQTDGGLKTGLDIIKAAILGAESFGFGTGPMVALGCKYLRICHLNNCATGVATQDETLRAKHYHGLPEMAMNYFKFIAHEAREIMASLGVRKLVDLIGRTDLLEVLEGTTAKQSKLDLSPVIATPNNKSGETLYCSAANTSHYEGKLNEQLLAQAKEAIDGKTSIKLRAAIRNTDRSVGALLSGYIADQHGNQGLAADPIIIELQGTAGQSLGVWNAGGLELHITGDANDYVGKGMAGGKISLRPPIGSSFKSHLATIAGNTCLYGATGGRLFAAGRAGERFAVRNSGAIAVVEGLGDNGCEYMTGGIVCVLGDTGINFGAGMTGGFAYVLDEKGDFDKRINTELVELVELEDLNIHHEHLRGLIGEHLEATQSNRAEEILADFEQFICKFRLVKPKSSDVQGLLGHRARSSAELRIQAQ